Proteins encoded within one genomic window of Gigantopelta aegis isolate Gae_Host chromosome 2, Gae_host_genome, whole genome shotgun sequence:
- the LOC121381168 gene encoding outer dense fiber protein 3-like, which yields MEGTEVPVKSGQLIISARQTGPGPGVYKLPPMVGYKNHDFTKDRRPAYTFGHRYPFLDKEMSPGPAYFVRSGITNHGKDGIPAYTARSKFGDQGIFRTPAPNAYNTDKCLPPGEKKAPKYTMRARTRYRQTDPNPAPNKYDAPRVMGPNTAYTKAEPAYTMRKNLTIGSFSEDLGKSPGPSMYDATSTNVYRDRQPIYSLRQLTKLPGDEMTKPGPAAHRREDVTVNMPRAPAFPMGVRHSEYETTMFVDLDPVYSCQK from the exons ATGGAGGGTACCGAGGTTCCAGTTAAATCTGGACAACTCATAATTTCTGCTAGACAGACTG GTCCAGGTCCCGGGGTATATAAACTTCCCCCAATGGTAGGCTATAAAAACCATGATTTCACAAAAGACAGGAGACCAGCTTACACGTTTGGACATCGGTATCCCTTCTTGG ataaagAAATGAGTCCTGGTCCAGCTTATTTTGTCCGCTCTGGAATAACGAATCACGGGAAAGATGGCATTCCAGCTTATACGGCGAGAAGCAAATTCGGTGATCAAG GTATTTTCCGCACGCCTGCACCGAACGCCTACAACACCGACAAGTGTCTTCCGCCGGGAGAGAAAAAAGCCCCGAAGTACACGATGCGGGCCCGCACGCGTTACCGGCAGACCGACCCGAACCCGGCCCCCAACAAGTACGACGCGCCCCGGGTGATGGGCCCGAACACCGCCTACACGAAGGCGGAACCCGCCTACACCATGAGGAAGAACCTGACGATAGGCAGCTTCTCCGAGGACCTGGGCAAGTCTCCGGGACCGAGCATGTACGACGCCACCAGCACCAACGTGTACCGCGACCGGCAGCCCATCTACTCACTGCGCCAGCTTACCAAGTTGCCGGGAGACGAGATGACGAAACCGGGACCGGCGGCGCATCGTCGCGAGGACGTCACTGTGAACATGCCGCGAGCGCCGGCGTTCCCCATGGGAGTCAGACACTCCGAGTACGAGACCACGATGTTCGTAGATCTAGATCCGGTCTATTCCTGTCAGAAGTAG